AGTAGACACCTACAGGGAACCAGAGCTCCCTGGTGGAGGAACACCTACGGGGAACCAGAGCCCCCTGGTGGAGGAAACACAGAAGCAGGTGTGACTCACTCTGGCCGGACACCTGGCGATCTTCTCCTCCGTGTCCTTCAGCGCGACAGCGTACTCGTGGACGTCGTCTGAGACCACCACCATCTGGAAGGAGAAACATGTCAGGCTGCTCTGACAACACACTTgttatgttcacacacacacacatacacacacacacacgacagtgACCCCTTCTAACTAGGCTGGAAACATGAACACAGTGCTGAGCCGTCGCCTAGTGGAGCTCCAGGTTGCAGGTTTCACACCAGCTGATGGAGACCATGGTCACCATGGTGACCTTCATCACGACCatcagtttaatatcagtttaatatcagtatgggttcacaaacgtttaaattactgtaaataataagataaatagtctatagcttaaaatagatttaacaaaatatgattaaaacGCATTCAGgtgaacctgaaccaggtgtgaTGAGGGGCGGGGCTCAGGTGTGATGAGGGCGGAGCTCAGGTGTGATGAGGGGCGGGGCTCAGGTGTGATGAGGGCGGAGCTCAGGTGTGATGAGGGGCGGGGCTCAGGTGTGATGAGGGGCGGGGCTCTACACACTCACCTTGCCCAGCTGCTGGTGGACACTCAGGTTGTACATCATCACGATGCCATCAACGATCTCCAGGAGGGACTTGTCTGCGATTGGCTGATCGGGCTCCTCCAGCGGTCGCCCCAGTAACAGGCCATCGTTGCCATGGCTACCCTCAACTTCATTGTGAAGAGAGACAAACCGGGAAGACCAGAGGGAATGAGGAGCTGCTGAGCGGTTTGGGATGCGGCCCATCCTCTGGCCCCAGTCTGGGTTTAATAAAGTTTGAACTGGAGGGCTGTTAGCGGCTAACAGGAAGTAGCACTGATCTAAAACCACCAGCGGCTTCAGAGGATATAGCAGTGAACTAAAACCACTAGCGgctaaacaggaagtagcactGAGctaaaaccacagaagaagaacatcCCCCAACTCAAGCCCTGAGGGCAGGGTGACGGTAACACACCCGGTACCTGTTAACCGTACACCTTTAACCATCACCCGTTACCCGATAACCGTCACCAATCTGCCCTTACCCGTAACTGATTACCTGTTAACCGTTACCCGCGAACCGTCACCCTTACCTGTCACCTGTTAACCGTTACCCACTAACCGATAACCCTTACCCGTCACCTGTTAACTGTTACCCGCTAACCGTTAACCCTTACCCATTACCTGCTAACCGTCACCTGTTAACCTTCACCCATCACCCGTCACACTCACTGTCCTCCTCGGTCCTCTGCTCCACCGCCAGTGTTCGAACCTTGACCTTCTCCGGCTGGGTCAGGGGTCGTCTGGGGGTCATGAGGCTGACGGCGGCTGAGCTCAGGAAGCGATTGGCTCGCCCCAAAGTGGGAGAGCTCAGCCAGCTGGGCCTCGCCAGGGCTCCGCCCATCGCCGCGGCGCCGAACGGCCTCTAGGGTGAAAGGTTACAGGTGTGACATCAGCACGCATGTGATCTCATAGGCTGAtcaggatgacatcactgtcGGCTCGACGAACcagatgatgatggatgaaccagaccacttcctgtttcactgaCAGAGAACCTCACCTTTAGTTTGACCTCTCTGATTAGCTGCACatgagccaatcagacgctgtCATTCAGGTTTATGTTAGCTGTGTCACCACATCCACACCCACAACTAGAGACAgaacggaacacacacacacacacagacacaccctcaaacacacacacacactcactttcacacacaccctcataccctccctcacacacacacatacacacactcacaaacacacacacaccctcaaacacacacacacacaccctcatacacacacacgcacacacacacacaaacacacaacctcacacacacacacacacacactcacacagacactcacacacacacacacacacacacacacacacacacacacacacagacacacacacacagacacactcacacacagacactcacacacacacacacacacacagacacgctcacacacacacacacacacacctgtgctgCTCCCGTCTCCTCGTCCTCGTCCAGGTCGTCCATGGACGCTGCCTGGATCTCTGACAGGTCGATGATGATGTTGGCTTTACTGGCCAGGTCATCtgggaggacacacacacacacacacagtcagttcACACAGCACCGCCCctcacaggtcaaaggtcacacatgGGGCTGCATAGGGAAGCAGGAGCAGCAGGTTCCTCCTCCCTGAGCTAGgtcggggtcagaggtcacagttGTGGTGTGGTTAGGGGTCATGGACCTGGGGGTGCTCTATGTGTGAGGAAGGGGAACCCACCTCTGAGGGTTTTCTTCAGGTGTGAGAGGAGCCCCCCCAGCCTCTGCAGGTCGAAGTAGTCCACCTTCCCGTTGTAGAAGATCTGAGGAGGAACGAAGGCCTCTGGGGGCACAGGAAACACCGTGAAGTGACCGGGAcgctgagggggcggggccctGTGGCCCCAGCGCTGAAGGGGCAGGGCTTACCGTTGCTGCCGATGCTGCCGGGGACCTTCCTGCTGCTGTCGTCCCAGCAGCCCCTCACGGCGGCGATGAGGCGGTGCAGGAAACACACCATGTACTCGGGGGGGCAGAGCGCCGTGGGGTGCTGCAGAGCCACAACACACACCGTCTGAGGCCGCACCCATACCAGCCATGACAGTCACATGACCCAGCATCAGGCCACGCCTCTTACCCCTCTGTTGCTGGCGTTCTCCTGGAGGAACTTCCTGAACTTGTTGAGGAAGATGTAGCGAGAGGCTTCACCCTGAAGAACAAACCCATCAATGACAGATCAATACCAGCGATCAGGAGCTGGTGGTTCTGAGCAATACCAGCTATCAGGGGGGTCCTACCGTACCGAGGTCTTGTCTTTGTtgttcagcagcagcttcaggatctggacctgcagctcctccaccacTGAGAGCGGAGCAGAAGCAGTTCAGCTGTGATGTCGCAGACACcgcccccacagaaccccccatAGACTCTGCCCCTCGACGGTGTCACATGGCTCAACGCTGAGCAGTGACcccaccaccagggggcgtggCCCACATGGGGACACTGACCTTCGATCCTCTTCTTCAGGCGCTGACAGCCTCTCTCGTAGGCTCGACGCCTCAGACGCTCGTCAGCACTTTCCTCTGTAGCGTCACACTCGTCTCTCCCCTGAAACACGGGATTTCATGGGATTACAATAGATTACATTAAATGGATAAAATCAGATCACACAGGATTACACGGATTACAAtagattacattacattaaatggATTAGATCAGATTAAAACGGGACTACACAGAttacaatatattatattacattaaatgGATTAGATCATATTAAAACAGGACTACACAGATTACAATAgattatattacattaaatgGATTAGATCAGATTAAAACGGGACTACACAGATTACAATAgattatattacattaaatgGATTAGATCAGATTAAAACGGGACTACACAGATTACAATAgattatattacattaaatgGATGAGATCAGATGAGATTAAAACGGGATTATACAGACTACAATATATTACATTAGATGGATTAGATGATATAAAACAATGGAGATGAACTAATGTAGATGAGATTAACTGGATATGATTAAATAAAGGAGACAAAGTGGATTGGACAGATAAACCCATAATAACCAGTTCCAGCACCGGGACCGGTGGACCTGGAGTTCAGTCCACTAGGACCAGAGTCCTGCTTCAATTCAAACTGTTTCCAGAATATGCTAGACTCGTCCATCTGAGAACACGCATGTGCAGATTATAATCCCAGATTAGGAAAAGGAGCTGAGTGTGATTCTCTTGCTGCCTCATCATTTAGAGACTGAAACTGTTCATCTGAAGATTCTTCACGTCTAAAATGATCTTTGAAGGCATCTTCTCCACACCTTTGGTTTCACTACTCTTTCTGAACGTAGTGCGAACAGGAAGTCAATGTCATGAACAGGAAGTCAATGTcatgaacaggaagtcagtgtcatgaacaggaagtcagtgccatgaacaggaagtcagtgtcATGAACAGGAAGTCAATGTCTTCTGTatacctttcaaaataaagacacaacaacaccacttttattttgaaggggcGGTAatggcctcctcttcctccttgggGCTCAGGGTGAACGTCGCTGGTTCTCCCATTCATGGGCTCCAGCCTGACACCTGGTGGTGTCACTGAGTACTGCAGGCTAGTCCAGCACTGGATGAAGGCTCATGAACTTTTGCGGAGAAACATCTGACCAGATGTCTGAGGAGCTTCATCCCTAAAGGCTCTTCTCTTGTTCCCCCAAACCCGTCAGGAGGGAACCCCAACACAAGGTTCAATCCCTGAGGAGGCGACGCAAACCGGCAGCAGGGGCAGAGGTCGTCTTACCTCCTTGTCGAAGTGCGTGGGCCACCAGGTGGTCAGGATGAGCTCCTCCAGCCCCGCCTCCTTCACCCTGAGAGGAGTCTTGATGTAGAAGAAGACGACTGAGCGCAGGACGTCGAATGTGGACTGTGTTCAGGACAACACCCCCCAGAGGACACCTGGCTGTCTAAAGCGCTCTGATGCGTCACAAGGATATAGAACGCTGTTCAGCAGGAACTTCCTGGACTTCTCGTGATACAGGACGGCCGTGGTCAGGCGGAGGAAGTGGATCTGAAACGCCGAGGGATCAACAGGGTCACCAGCATGGACACAATCAGACTGATGAGGCTAACTCGCTAGGTGATGGCCACACGTCATACTCATGGCCCGCGGGCCGAGTGTGGCccttcacatcattttatgtggcccgcgggCCCATTTTATCGTTTTGAATAAAGCTAATGTCGTACCGTGTTTGCTCTCGATTGGTGGCGTTATGTAGGCCTCATAATCTGTTATACAGGTAgacgtcgacttacgacctatgcaacttacgaccgaccgactttacgaccacaatgtccgggtaacgcgggcattccctccagccacagtactcacgctctgaggctcccgcgctctcttcagtccccacggcgcacacacgctgttcagtcacactgagatcagcagcccagcccactactgatgggctgggctgcttaggaggctgtgacggagaaatgtatgaatggcgtatggaaaaactgtcaagcgttacgtgaactcttctgctggatttgaaagtgacgaagaacttgatcagattcgggagaaaatagtgaaactggcaaaaaacctctccttggagaactcacgaatgatcgcgctgtaagaagaactgatcgcgctggaagaagaaagagtggaagaagaagagagaagagaagcagagaaagaagaggcggaaacagaaaaaatgttcaccaccaaaggcttgtcagaaggcttttccctgttaaataaactccgtgcacactttgaagaaatggacatagaacatagaaacatttgctaggattgaacggatggcaaacgacgctttccatccatatcgtgaaatttatgaggagaaaaagaaacgaacaattcagacaaagctcacaatgattatgaaaagatcgtctcccgctcccaccaacccacacgctgccccagctgacgatccggacgacccccagacaagaaccagcgctgctggattttatttttacttaagagtcgatttacgaccaagtcgaattacgaccgatctgtcgggaccaatcgcggtcgtaagtcgacgactacctgtaacctgttataacagagcaacaagcaaacacactttTCTGTATAACGGTAATATGTGTAACGTGAATAAGTAATGAATTcacttatttaacattaaagagtagttacGTTCATGTTGTacttagttacatttagttacattttctagttacatctggccctttgaggacggCCCTGCTTTAAGCCACAACCTGCTTCACACTACAGTAGATCACAATACAATTTGTTCAAGCACACGACCAGATCCAGGACCAGGACCTGACCCAGGACCAGATCCAGGACCAGAGGACCTACCTGGAAGCCCAGGTCAGGAATGATGGGTGAGAAGCGGTAAGCCCtcagcagtgacatcatcagttgcTTCAGACACTCATTCACCTCATAGTcctgtagacagacagacaaacagtgtTGAGTCAATGTAATCCTTATTGTCTCCCTCAACAATAACCCATCAacaggtaaccctaacccatcaacaggtaaccctaacccatcaacaggtaaccctaacccatcaacaggtaaccctaacccatcaacaGGTGACCCTTATCCAacaggtaaccctaacccaacaggtaaccctaacccaacaggtaaccctaacccaacaggTGACCCTAATCCATCAACAggtgaccctaacccatcaacaggtgaccctaacccatcaacaggggaccctaacccatcaacaggtgaccctaacccatcaacaggtaaccctaacccatcaacaggtgaccctaaccctaacccatcaacaggtgaccctaacccatcaacaggtgaccctaaccctaacccatcaacaGGTAACACTAACCCAacaggtaaccctaacccaacaggtaaccctaacccaacaggtaaccctaacccatcaacaggtaaccctaacccatcaacaggtaacccaaacccaacaggtaaccctaacccatcaacaggtaaccctaacccatcaacaggggaccctaacccatcaacaggggaccctaacccatcaacaggtgaccctaacccatcaacaggtaaccctaacccatcaacaggtaaccctaacccatcaacaGGTAACCCTTACCCATCAACAGAggaccctaacccatcaacaGGGGACCCTAACCAATCAACAggtgaccctaacccatcaacaggtaaccctaacccatcaacaggtaaccctaacccatcaacaggtaaccctaacccatcaacaGGTAACCCTTACCCATCAACAGAggaccctaacccatcaacaggtgaccctaacccatcaacaggtaaccctaacccatcaacaggtgaccctaacccatcaacaggtgaccctaacccatcaacaggtgaccctaacccatcaacaGGTGAGCCTAACCCTCCAGGAGACGTGAGGACAGAGAAGCTAACGTTGAGTGAACGTTATCAGAACCAAGGGGTGGACACCAGACCTCCATCAGCAGCCAGAACAGGTCCAGGAGCTGCTGGATCAGCGGGTGTTCATCCACCGAACCTCCTCCCTCCAGGATccccaacaggaagttcatcaACACATCCTCCACCAGGTAGACTTTACACTGCAGAACCAACAGGAAGAGACATGTCACTGAGAAGAACCCTGGGTCTGGTTCTTCATGGAGCACCTGGAGCATCTCAACATGGACCAGGAAACCAGAGAGGCGTCACCATGAGTGGAGCGAAGTGGTTGAAGATGTGAGCCAGTGTGATGAGGACCGTTGGGTCCCCGTGGAGCCTCCACACGGCACAGTCCTTCTCCACCAGCcgctcctcctgcagcagaagaagaacatGGTCTGGACCAACAACACCTGAAGACTGGACGCCGTCCAGGACCAGGAGAACCCTGCAGGCGCTGGCTACCTGAGCGTCGATGGAGGTGGTCAGCACGTTCTTGATGTAGCCCAGCAGCTTGTGGGCCTTTACCAGGTCCGCAGTTGGGGGGTCCTGGAGGGGCAAATAGCCGTCCACAGGGTACGTGAGGGGCATCAGGTAAGGAAGTCAAGCTGTTCCTACTCGTCTGTGACCCATCATCTTCAGCTATTAACCCTTCATCTACTGCACACCATGACGGCTGGAGAGCAGCCGGTGAACACTGTTTACGTGTTGTTCATGTGTTGTTTACGTGTTATTTAAACGTTGTTTATTACATCTTTACAccttgtttacatgtttacacatTGTTTACTTGTTGTTTACACATTGTTTACTTGTTGTTTATATATGTACGTGTTGTATACCTGTTGTTTATGtattgtttacatgttgtttacaCATTGTTTACTTTGTTGTTTACACATTGTTTACTTTGTTTACACGTCATTTACACGTAGTTTACAcattgtttacatgttgttcaACACGTGAACAACACgtgaacaaaatgtgtttacacgttgttggtgttgtttacttgtgtttacatgttgtttaaATGTTGTTTACACATAGTTTACAAGTAGTTTACACGTTGTTTACGTGTCATTGACACATTGTATACGTCCTGTTTACTTCAACATGCTGCCGTGCGTCTGAAGGATATCTGAGAGGTCGGCTGCCGAAGTTGAACGCCACCGACTCTTTGAAGGACAGGCTGATGGCGGGGAAATAAGCCACGCCCGGACCCGTCTTGATGCTGGTGAACGCTGTTCCCAGAGACTGGCCgttcctggacacacacacacacacctgtaaaccCGGTACAGGAACGAGGTGCTCAGCCAATCCCATGGAGGCGACGGACTCACAAACAGAAGGTTATGGTTCCGTCGTCCAGGTCGATCAGGCAGCTCACGATGTCTCCGGCCGCCCACGACTGTCCAGAGACATGTCCAATCAGCATCCTCCGTCACGGCGTCAGGACTTATTGTCACACAGTCGGCTCACCTTTCCGTAGTTAGTGGTCGTCACGTTCCACTTCCTCACCCGGTTCCCATCATAGGCGTAAGAgtctggagtgtcccccacaccctcctgaggacacacactattactgcagagtgtgtgtgtgtgtgtgtgtgtgtgtgtgtgtgtgtgtgtgtgtgtgtgtgtgtgtgtgtgtgtgtgtgtgtgtgtgcgtttttctgtgtgcgtgtgtgtacctCCTGGTTGAAGCGACAGCTGAGGGTACACCAGCCGATCTGCATCAGACCCTGGGAGGAGATCAGCACCTCATACGCCCACTTCCCTGTAGGAAGAAGACtcgtctcacttcctgttttacagGAAGACACCGCAGCAGAGGGGGCATGTGTAGTCTATCAGACAGACGGGTGGGGGGCGTGTCCTGAGGGGCTGGGGgcgtgtcctgtctgtcagacaGACGGGATAGGGGCGTGTCCTGTCCTGTCTAATGGGCTCAGGACTGCCAGTCGTGTTTCTGGAGCTTTAAATTAATAGTGTGGACACAGATTCTGAACCTTGAGGGACAGGTGGACCTGACCTGGTGGGCGTGCTCCAGAGAAAAGGGGTGGTCCTCACCTTTGTAGACACAGGTGGTGGCTCTGATGGAGCTGAAGTTGCTGTGACCAATCACCTGAAACCAAGACATCACATCAGTGAAGGGGAACAAaccaaaaccagaaccagaaccgttGGAGGCCCGCCTGATGCCCCCACCATCAGAGGAAACCACAgcgccccccccaaccccccggCATGAGTTGCCCCCCCGGCTGGCGTCTCTCACCCCCAGGAGGTCGTCGTCTACGAACAGGAGGCCCTCGAAGCCGCTGGTGTGGTCCAGGACCACCGGCTGGGGGCCCAGACGCCCGTCTCTCGCAGgatctgcacacacacccagaggTTCACACaccttcgtgtgtgtgtgtgtctgtgtttgtgtgtgtgtgtgtgtgtctgtgtgacctCTGCTCTCCTCGGTGGGTTCCCCCTCACACAGCAGTCTCTCCAGGTGAGCACAGAGGTCCTGGAAGCCAAGCGTCTTCCTGTCAGATCAGAAACCAGAGaaccagcgatgatgtcatcgactGATCAGACACacctcatgacatcatcaggagcaCCAAACGCACCAACACGAACCCGTCCACCTgacccacaacaacaacaaaactagaaccaatgcagtcagactgcaacatcccgcaacaccctgaattcaaaatgttaccctgacctactgtcagaggtcaaagatcaaagctagtgctctgacctactgtcattgatcaaagcactagctttgatctatggtcttattcacactggtcttctccctagtctttctattttatccggttcctgagtgtacaaaagtttaaatttgaccttgacctagtttcctcaaggtcatcatctcattttcaccccctctgctgcccgagtcatgtgcttttagtttcatcttctatctgaacggttgtgaagatatttggtggactaacagacggacacaccaacactgacattacaacatGTCACCGCTCTGAAATGGgatggaacaacaacaacaacgtgcCCCGTGAGGCACGACGCGACCACAGCTGTCTGCTGTGTCAGCAGAGCTTAACATGACGTCAGCAGTTTGTAACATGAGCTCCAGACAGCAGTTGGTCTTCAGTCCAATTGGTCTAAAACTGGACCTAAGAATAGAGCTGTTGGAGGAGATGTCAGCAGAACacgacgccacacacacacacacactacaaactACAGGGTGTCCCAAAAACGTCCACACCCTTTAGCAGCTGAGAACTAAGTAGTTTGCAGATTAAACATGTTTAATCTGCAAAAAACTAAACAGTTAACTGGTAAACTAAACTAGTTTATTTTAGTAAACACCAGTTTAGTTAGTTTAGTGTAGTTAACCAGACTAAAGTAACCTAGTGAAAGAATGCACATACGTGTGAAGGCGTGTCACAAACAACCACCGACACTGGAACAACAGGTGTGAGCGTTCTGGAGGACCACGGACATCAAGGAGCAAATTGCCATGGCGATTCATCCACGTCACATCCaccacacccccaacccccccacagcGAGCGTTACCTGAGTGAAGCCGGTGcaggcgtctgattggctgaaggaaAAACATGATGCAGGTAGTCGCTCAGCAGCTTCTCACTGACGATCCCTAGAGAAGAAGAGTTTTAGGCAACAGGCTAACCAGCTGACTAACCAGCTGACTAACCAGCTGACTAACCAGGTGTCTAACTGTCCTTCTCCctagtctttctatcttatccggttcctaagTGTAcacaagttaaaatttgacattgacctagtttcctcaaggtcatcatctcattgtaTCCCCTTTGCTGTGCCCACGGGGCTGTGGGGGACCCACCTGTGGCTCTGGACTTGTCCGTGTCTGAGGCCAGTCTGTAGGGGCGGCGGGTCAGAGCGGTTCCCCCACCTTTAGAGCTCATGATGACCGTCTGGGGTCACCTGACCACCTGCTGAGGAGGAGACAACCATGATCTGGATGTCCTACAGCAGCTTCATGAAGGTAGTTACAGgtagaggtcaggggtcaggtacTAACAGCACTACTGTCTCCAGCTGGAGCCCAGCTGACAGGAGGAACACCCTCCTGGAGCTCCAGCGGGAGGTCACACCCCCGGACCCCTCTTCGGTAACCCGGTGCCGATTGGGCCACAGATGCTAAACAGTCACGGCTGCACAGCTTGCTagctgctaacgttagcttagcGACGGCTGAAGGACCCTCCCGGTCTGTCATGGCCTGAACCTCCCGCCCGGCTAACAGGAGCTGTGTGGCTAGCCAGTGGCCGGCTAGCGGCCAGCAGCACCACCTACCGCCGCCTCGGTTCCCCCGGGCCGCCGGTGTGTCCGCTGGAGGCGCCGGTGTGTCCGCTGGAGCCGCCGGTGTGTCCGCTGGAGCCGCCGGTGTGTCCGCTGGAGCCGCCGGTGTGTCCGCTGGACCCCCCGGTGTGTCCGCTGGAGCCGCCGGTGTGTCCGCTGGAGCCCCCGGTGTGTCCGCTGGAGCCCCCGGTGTGTCCGCTGGAGCCCCCGGTGTGTCCGCTGGACCCCCCGGTGTGTCCGCTGGACCCCCCGGTGTGTCCGCTGGAGCCCGGCCGTCCGGCTCCGGTCCAGAAGAACCGTCCAACGATCTGTTGTGTATCGCGCGAGAGGCTAACAACCATTAGTCACCAACAGCCACTTCCGGTCcacgccccgccccctccctatGGGGTGGCAGCAGGTTCAAAAACAAGGCTGGCTCACAACAAAACGCgaaacagaattaaaaatgttgtctttttaaattaacttttaatttaattactgAAATGTAGTTCTGTTCGCCAACTTGCTGAAATCCTCTGGTTCTGTTTCTGATTGTCGACTCTGACAAACAGccagacaaacagaacagaaccaaccATGTCCATGGAACCCCAGCAACCCCAGGGGTATCATgtttacaaacaaataaacatgatacacaactaaacaaacaggtaaacatgatacacaattaaacaaacaggtaaacatgaTACACAACTAAACAAATAGGTAAACATGATAAACAactaaacaaacaggtaaacatgataaacaactaaacaaacaggtaaacatgataaacaactaaacaaataggtaaacatgataaacaactaaacaaacaggtaaacatgaTTCACTactaaacaaacaggtaaacatgataaacaactaaacaaaaaagtaaagatgatacacaactaaacaaacaggtaaacatgaTTCACTACTAAACAAACGTGACACAAGCTGGACAAAGTGTCCAGTGCCCTGGAGGCAAAGGCCCCCATGGTGAACAGGACACGTTGGGCTTTGatgtctgacattaaaaaaggTTGAAAACATGGAATCTCTTGATGTTTAGTCCGTAGAGTTTAAAGGTCGTGTGCTGCAGCAGGACCTCCAGTAGGATCAGGAGACATGGTAggacacacacggacacacacacgcacacacgggacacacacagacacgcacacacgcacatacgcacacacacacacacacacacacgcacacacacgcacacgcacacaggcacacgcacacacacacaattggtTCTTGTGTAATGCTGCCTTTATTTGGTGTGTTCACATGGGGGGGTTTCATGGTGCTGcaatctgatgatgtcatcagtgaatGATGAACACGACCTGTGACACCGATAGCCAAACATTAGCTACCATGCTAAAGTAGCTTTTCCTCCTGCAGATTTTCCCTCAGGCCAAACAGGGCAGCGCCATCCAGGCAGCGACCGGGGAGCCCCACGCCTCCAGCGATGAGTAGGTGTTACACCCATGGGGGG
This sequence is a window from Antennarius striatus isolate MH-2024 chromosome 5, ASM4005453v1, whole genome shotgun sequence. Protein-coding genes within it:
- the LOC137595030 gene encoding E3 ubiquitin-protein ligase RNF123, producing the protein MSSKGGGTALTRRPYRLASDTDKSRATGIVSEKLLSDYLHHVFPSANQTPAPASLRKTLGFQDLCAHLERLLCEGEPTEESRDPARDGRLGPQPVVLDHTSGFEGLLFVDDDLLGVIGHSNFSSIRATTCVYKGKWAYEVLISSQGLMQIGWCTLSCRFNQEEGVGDTPDSYAYDGNRVRKWNVTTTNYGKSWAAGDIVSCLIDLDDGTITFCLNGQSLGTAFTSIKTGPGVAYFPAISLSFKESVAFNFGSRPLRYPVDGYLPLQDPPTADLVKAHKLLGYIKNVLTTSIDAQEERLVEKDCAVWRLHGDPTVLITLAHIFNHFAPLMCKVYLVEDVLMNFLLGILEGGGSVDEHPLIQQLLDLFWLLMEDYEVNECLKQLMMSLLRAYRFSPIIPDLGFQIHFLRLTTAVLYHEKSRKFLLNSVLFDVLRSVVFFYIKTPLRVKEAGLEELILTTWWPTHFDKEGRDECDATEESADERLRRRAYERGCQRLKKRIEVVEELQVQILKLLLNNKDKTSGEASRYIFLNKFRKFLQENASNRGHPTALCPPEYMVCFLHRLIAAVRGCWDDSSRKVPGSIGSNEAFVPPQIFYNGKVDYFDLQRLGGLLSHLKKTLRDDLASKANIIIDLSEIQAASMDDLDEDEETGAAQRPFGAAAMGGALARPSWLSSPTLGRANRFLSSAAVSLMTPRRPLTQPEKVKVRTLAVEQRTEEDIEGSHGNDGLLLGRPLEEPDQPIADKSLLEIVDGIVMMYNLSVHQQLGKMVVVSDDVHEYAVALKDTEEKIARCPARRPDILEELQKSQKVFAEKLNHLSRRLAWINATIYSKDKMLDVYWLLCVCIRTIEHADHTGSLFAFAPEFYLNVAMNAYSALKNYFSPAHSMEELPGYEETLAQLAAILAKHFADPRIVGTDIKDSLMQALASYVCYPQSLRAVERIPEEQRVAMMKNLLAPYEQRPWAQTNWILVRLWRGCGFGYRYTRLPHLLKTKPEDANLPSLQKPCPSLLLQRHMAELLSVDKDMAASFLNSVLNQLNWAFSEFIGMIQEIQQAAERPERNFVDTRQLKVCATCFDLSVSLLRVLEMTVTLVPEIFLDWSRPSAELLLRRLAQLLNQVLNRVTAEKNLFDRVVNLRLPGLESVDHYPILVAVTGVLVRILVDGHKQGISRAASVLLSDPCFQLHSIQHLLGEGGDSSGVSASVTSITRPGAGPLGPSVASPMPPATGSAGPAERRHFSLHAYSDYISQEEKQKVELMLAFLTEESKQAAASTAPTSEEDLCPICYAHPISAIFKPCSHKSCKACINQHLMNNKDCFFCKATITGVGDYSKPPP